A region of Dioscorea cayenensis subsp. rotundata cultivar TDr96_F1 chromosome 5, TDr96_F1_v2_PseudoChromosome.rev07_lg8_w22 25.fasta, whole genome shotgun sequence DNA encodes the following proteins:
- the LOC120262263 gene encoding uncharacterized protein LOC120262263 isoform X2 gives MAAESIESPPVEILMEPENHQESFFSSRTLTSLAEISRSPGHNLLLQLWQRDEHLSGYRVAVRELQLENFKREMRLFGVQRVKKLLKTDKGSDRALTMCVQELRLKGASFDLSMEPLNVSSMKSTSVAIQLRLLRWCSRNLITLCLAGVSVILIPASRLLLCS, from the exons ATGGCGGCCGAATCGATCGAGTCTCCGCCCGTGGAGATCCTCATGGAGCCCGAGAACCACCAGgaatccttcttctcctcccgcACTCTCACTAGCCTTGCCGAGATCTCTCGTAGTCCTGGCCACAACCTCCTCCTTCAACTGTGGCAAAGAGACGAACACCTCTCAGGCTATCGCGTCGCCGTGCGAGAACTCCAGCTCGAGAACTTCAAGCGCGAG ATGAGATTGTTCGGGGTCCAGAGAGTGAAGAAGCTGCTGAAGACTGACAAAGGCTCTGACCGCGCGCTGACAATGTGCGTGCAGGAGCTCAGGCTTAAAGGCGCGAGCTTTGATCTGTCCATGGAGCCACTGAATGTCTCGAGTATGAAGAGCACCAGTGTTGCCATCCAGCTGCGGCTGCTGCGGTGGTGCTCGAGGAATCTCATCACTTTGTGCCTCGCCGGAGTCTCTGTGATCTTGATTCCAGCTTCCAGACTCTTACTTTGTAGCTGA
- the LOC120262263 gene encoding uncharacterized protein LOC120262263 isoform X1, which produces MAAESIESPPVEILMEPENHQESFFSSRTLTSLAEISRSPGHNLLLQLWQRDEHLSGYRVAVRELQLENFKREVFHLCCLFFAFHFFFLALLFTSSSWAHRHRDRCARWWVPFALSLITSSALVSAVQMRLFGVQRVKKLLKTDKGSDRALTMCVQELRLKGASFDLSMEPLNVSSMKSTSVAIQLRLLRWCSRNLITLCLAGVSVILIPASRLLLCS; this is translated from the coding sequence ATGGCGGCCGAATCGATCGAGTCTCCGCCCGTGGAGATCCTCATGGAGCCCGAGAACCACCAGgaatccttcttctcctcccgcACTCTCACTAGCCTTGCCGAGATCTCTCGTAGTCCTGGCCACAACCTCCTCCTTCAACTGTGGCAAAGAGACGAACACCTCTCAGGCTATCGCGTCGCCGTGCGAGAACTCCAGCTCGAGAACTTCAAGCGCGAGGTTTTCCACCTATGCTGCCTCTTCTTCGCTTTCCACTTCTTCTTTCTGGCGCTATTGTTTACCTCCTCCTCCTGGGCGCATCGCCACCGCGACCGGTGCGCGCGGTGGTGGGTTCCCTTCGCGCTCTCGCTGATCACTTCGAGTGCCTTGGTCTCTGCGGTGCAGATGAGATTGTTCGGGGTCCAGAGAGTGAAGAAGCTGCTGAAGACTGACAAAGGCTCTGACCGCGCGCTGACAATGTGCGTGCAGGAGCTCAGGCTTAAAGGCGCGAGCTTTGATCTGTCCATGGAGCCACTGAATGTCTCGAGTATGAAGAGCACCAGTGTTGCCATCCAGCTGCGGCTGCTGCGGTGGTGCTCGAGGAATCTCATCACTTTGTGCCTCGCCGGAGTCTCTGTGATCTTGATTCCAGCTTCCAGACTCTTACTTTGTAGCTGA
- the LOC120261723 gene encoding oligopeptide transporter 1-like has product MGDSTKDGLHSIELSEFTKEPPSVKIIEEVNDSPIEEVRLIVPITDDPNIPCLTFRTWVIGLTSCMLLAFVNQFFSYRQNPIGVSSVCIQLVSLPIGKLMAATLPTKLIRVPLTNWSFSLNPGPFSLKEHVLITLFAGAGYGGFALDIVTLMKAFYHRRLNPIAAMLLAQTTQLLGYGFAGMFRKLLVDSPYMWWPGNLVGVSLFRALNEDEKRPKGHLSRLQFFIVVLVSSFAYYIVPGYFFPSISALSFVCWIWKNSVTAQQIGSGFSGFGIGSFGLDWTTVSGFLGSPLANPAFSIFNTMAGFVLVVYVLVPIAYYTNAYNAKRYPIFTSNVYDSAGNQYNITRILDDKTFTIDYAAYDSYDRMNVSMFFAYRYGFAFASLMSSLTHVVLFYGSTILDLWRKASVTAEDKFLDVHGRIMKRNYEPVPQWWFATILVISLCLSFFTCQGFNGQLQLPYWGIILACAMALFFLFPVAVLVATTNQGAGIGVITEMIFGYLYPGRPLANMVFRCYGVTGMGQALWFISDFKLGHYMKIPPKSMFIMQLAGTIAASTVSFATAWWILTNIENICHANLLPAGSPWTCPGEDVSYNITIIWGVVGPNRIFGSRGLYTKMNWFFLIGLLAPVPVWLLARAFPKKKWIPLINMPVIFGSIMAMPAAKSVHYITWCIVGIFFNYFVYRRYKNWWARHTYVLSAGLDAGVAFMGVIAFFALQNYEIYGVNWWGQQSNDHCPLAACPTAPGIVKEGCPTF; this is encoded by the exons TGCATTTGTAAATCAGTTCTTCAGTTATCGCCAGAATCCGATCGGTGTATCATCAGTCTGTATTCAGTTAGTGAGTTTGCCAATTGGGAAACTGATGGCAGCCACATTGCCAACAAAGCTCATAAGAGTTCCACTTACAAACTGGTCTTTTTCACTGAACCCTGGACCGTTCAGCCTGAAAGAGCATGTACTTATCACTCTCTTTGCCGGTGCTGGTTATGGTGGCTTTGCACTTGACATTGTAACACTGATGAAGGCTTTCTATCACCGACGACTCAACCCGATAGCAGCCATGTTGCTTGCTCAAACAACTCAG TTGCTTGGATATGGATTTGCTGGCATGTTTAGGAAGCTCCTAGTGGACTCACCTTATATGTGGTGGCCGGGGAACCTAGTAGGAGTCTCCCTTTTCAG GGCACTGAATGAGGATGAGAAGAGACCTAAGGGTCATTTGTCCAGGTTGCAGTTCTTCATAGTAGTCCTTGTCTCCAGTTTTGCCTACTACATCGTCCCCGGCTATTTCTTCCCTTCCATAAGTGCACTTTCCTTTGTTTGCTGGATATGGAAGAATTCTGTAACAGCACAGCAGATTGGCTCTGGCTTTAGTGGGTTTGGCATTGGCTCATTTGGACTCGACTGGACGACTGTGTCTGGCTTCCTTGGGAGTCCATTAGCAAACCCAGCATTTTCCATCTTCAACACAATGGCAGGATTTGTCCTTGTTGTATATGTGCTAGTGCCCATTGCCTACTATACAAATGCCTACAATGCCAAACGGTACCCTATATTTACTTCCAATGTCTATGACTCTGCCGGGAATCAGTATAACATAACTCGCATCCTTGATGATAAGACATTTACAATAGACTATGCTGCATATGATAGTTATGACAGAATGAATGTCAGTATGTTCTTCGCTTATAGATATGGGTTTGCATTTGCATCTCTAATGTCTTCCCTGACACATGTTGTGCTTTTCTACGGCAG CACCATCTTGGATTTGTGGCGCAAGGCTTCAGTAACAGCTGAAGATAAGTTTCTGGATGTCCATGGAAGAATTATGAAGAGAAACTATGAGCCCGTCCCGCAATGGTGGTTTGCCACCATCTTGGTAATAAGTTTATGTCTGTCCTTCTTCACCTGTCAAGGATTCAATGGACAGCTGCAGCTACCATACTGGGGGATCATTTTAGCATGTGCCATGGCTTTATTTTTCCTGTTCCCTGTAGCAGTTCTAGTAGCCACTACAAATCAG GGAGCTGGAATAGGTGTTATCACGGAGATGATTTTTGGATACTTGTACCCTGGGCGACCTTTAGCCAATATGGTGTTCAGGTGCTATGGAGTTACAGGCATGGGGCAAGCTCTATGGTTCATCTCTGACTTTAAGTTGGGCCACTACATGAAAATCCCACCAAAATCAATGTTTATTATGCAG CTGGCTGGGACAATAGCTGCATCCACAGTCTCCTTTGCAACAGCATGGTGGATATTAACGAACATTGAAAATATATGCCATGCAAATTTGTTACCTGCAGGAAGCCCATGGACATGCCCAGGGGAAGATGTCTCCTATAACATAACCATAATTTGGGGGGTCGTTGGACCGAACCGAATTTTCGGCTCCCGTGGACTATACACAAAAATGAATTGGTTCTTTCTAATCGGTCTTTTGGCCCCGGTGCCAGTGTGGTTGCTAGCTCGGGCATTCCCTAAGAAGAAATGGATCCCACTCATCAATATGCCAGTCATTTTTGGATCAATAATGGCCATGCCAGCTGCCAAGTCAGTGCACTACATTACCTGGTGCATTGTTGGGATATTCTTCAACTACTTCGTCTATCGCAGGTATAAGAACTGGTGGGCAAGACACACCTATGTGTTATCTGCAGGTCTAGATGCTGGTGTTGCCTTCATGGGTGTAATTGCTTTCTTTGCTCTCCAAAACTATGAAATTTATGGAGTGAACTGGTGGGGACAACAAAGCAATGACCACTGTCCATTGGCTGCATGTCCCACAGCTCCAGGGATAGTAAAAGAGGGCTGCCCAACTTTCTGA
- the LOC120262262 gene encoding ADP-ribosylation factor GTPase-activating protein AGD12-like isoform X2: MSCSSGHGKASPEKLRKLKDLLLKSDNRICADCGAVDPKWASSNIGVFICLKCSGVHRSLGTHISKVMSVTLDEWSDDQIDSMLEVGGNSYANSIYEAFLPAGYLKPNPNSTYDERAEFIRSKYELQEFLKPSLRIVSSKSSHLSSDSGKDKHSSSSFNSPANAAGMVEFIGILKVKVIKGRNLAIRDMLSSDPYVVLTLGQQKAQTSVIKSNLNPVWNEELNLSVPESYGALKVQVFDHDVISSDDIMGEAEVDLQPMIAGAMAFGDPDLLADMQIGKWLKSDDNALINDSLVNIIDGKVIQEVSLRLQRVECGELDMELQWIPLSQ; the protein is encoded by the exons ATGAGTTGCAGCAGTGGACATGGGAAGGCTTCACCGG AGAAATTGAGGAAACTGAAGGATTTATTGCTTAAAAGTGATAATCGCATTTGTGCTGATTGTGGTGCTGTAGATCCCAAATGGGC GTCAAGTAATATTGGTGTTTTCATCTGCTTAAAGTGTTCTGGTGTACATAGAAGTCTTGGTACACATATCTCAAAG GTTATGTCAGTGACATTGGATGAATGGTCTGATGACCAAATTGACTCCATGCTTGAGGTTGGTGGAAACTCTTATGCAAATTCAATTTATGAGGCCTTTTTGCCTGCCGGGTATTTAAAACCCAACCCCAACTCAACTTATGATGAAAGGGCTGAGTTCATCAG GTCTAAATATGAGCTGCAAGAATTTTTGAAGCCAAGCTTGCGCATCGTCTCTTCAAAGAGTTCACACCTTTCAAGTGATTCTGGAAAGGATAAACATAGCAGTTCTTCCTTCAACAGTCCAGCAAATGCA GCAGGCATGGTAGAATTTATTGGAATATTGAAGGTTAAAGTTATAAAAGGCAGAAATTTAGCTATCAGAGATATGTTGAGTAGTGATCCTTATGTTGTTTTGACTTTGGGGCAGCAG AAGGCTCAAACGTCAGTGATAAAAAGCAATTTGAATCCAGTTTGGAATGAGGAGCTTAATTTATCTGTTCCTGAATCTTATGGGGCTTTAAAAGTT CAAGTATTTGATCATGATGTAATCTCCTCGGATGATATAATGGGCGAAGCAGAGGTAGACCTCCAGCCGATGATTGCCGGAGCTATGGCCTTTGGAGATCCTGACCTGCTTGCAGACATGCAGATTGGCAAGTGGTTGAAATCAGATGACAATGCACTCATAAATGATAGTCTTGTAAACATTATTGATGGAAAGGTGATACAAGAGGTCTCTCTAAGGCTACAAAGAGTGGAATGTGGAGAATTAGATATGGAGCTTCAATGGATTCCATTGAGTCAATAG
- the LOC120262262 gene encoding ADP-ribosylation factor GTPase-activating protein AGD12-like isoform X1 gives MSCSSGHGKASPEKLRKLKDLLLKSDNRICADCGAVDPKWASSNIGVFICLKCSGVHRSLGTHISKVMSVTLDEWSDDQIDSMLEVGGNSYANSIYEAFLPAGYLKPNPNSTYDERAEFIRSKYELQEFLKPSLRIVSSKSSHLSSDSGKDKHSSSSFNSPANAQAGMVEFIGILKVKVIKGRNLAIRDMLSSDPYVVLTLGQQKAQTSVIKSNLNPVWNEELNLSVPESYGALKVQVFDHDVISSDDIMGEAEVDLQPMIAGAMAFGDPDLLADMQIGKWLKSDDNALINDSLVNIIDGKVIQEVSLRLQRVECGELDMELQWIPLSQ, from the exons ATGAGTTGCAGCAGTGGACATGGGAAGGCTTCACCGG AGAAATTGAGGAAACTGAAGGATTTATTGCTTAAAAGTGATAATCGCATTTGTGCTGATTGTGGTGCTGTAGATCCCAAATGGGC GTCAAGTAATATTGGTGTTTTCATCTGCTTAAAGTGTTCTGGTGTACATAGAAGTCTTGGTACACATATCTCAAAG GTTATGTCAGTGACATTGGATGAATGGTCTGATGACCAAATTGACTCCATGCTTGAGGTTGGTGGAAACTCTTATGCAAATTCAATTTATGAGGCCTTTTTGCCTGCCGGGTATTTAAAACCCAACCCCAACTCAACTTATGATGAAAGGGCTGAGTTCATCAG GTCTAAATATGAGCTGCAAGAATTTTTGAAGCCAAGCTTGCGCATCGTCTCTTCAAAGAGTTCACACCTTTCAAGTGATTCTGGAAAGGATAAACATAGCAGTTCTTCCTTCAACAGTCCAGCAAATGCA CAGGCAGGCATGGTAGAATTTATTGGAATATTGAAGGTTAAAGTTATAAAAGGCAGAAATTTAGCTATCAGAGATATGTTGAGTAGTGATCCTTATGTTGTTTTGACTTTGGGGCAGCAG AAGGCTCAAACGTCAGTGATAAAAAGCAATTTGAATCCAGTTTGGAATGAGGAGCTTAATTTATCTGTTCCTGAATCTTATGGGGCTTTAAAAGTT CAAGTATTTGATCATGATGTAATCTCCTCGGATGATATAATGGGCGAAGCAGAGGTAGACCTCCAGCCGATGATTGCCGGAGCTATGGCCTTTGGAGATCCTGACCTGCTTGCAGACATGCAGATTGGCAAGTGGTTGAAATCAGATGACAATGCACTCATAAATGATAGTCTTGTAAACATTATTGATGGAAAGGTGATACAAGAGGTCTCTCTAAGGCTACAAAGAGTGGAATGTGGAGAATTAGATATGGAGCTTCAATGGATTCCATTGAGTCAATAG